The following are encoded together in the Deltaproteobacteria bacterium genome:
- a CDS encoding beta-ketoacyl synthase, producing MTGSVVAGIGWITSQGPGRGREAREFSMTSGPIPLVTREDVFPEPNLRFGRLPQYSRVGLAAVAFALRDAGMEHWETKRSAGIVASTRAGCLATDIEYYNTVLPEGGGLPSPNLFSSTLPTCFLGEAAIQFGLTGPTLIVNDPAEDALGGVRMALESLSWGECGTMLAGHIDLPAGPAIPGIRPPYAGGLFMVLENARDSAASGYGALDLSEGGAVRHEGIEIAGLNELVRACLAFPRPS from the coding sequence GTGACCGGTTCCGTCGTCGCAGGCATCGGCTGGATAACTTCGCAGGGGCCGGGCCGGGGCCGGGAGGCGCGGGAGTTTTCGATGACCTCAGGCCCGATCCCACTCGTGACCAGGGAAGATGTATTCCCCGAACCGAACCTCCGGTTCGGGCGACTTCCGCAATATTCCAGGGTGGGCCTCGCCGCCGTCGCGTTCGCCCTGCGCGACGCCGGGATGGAACATTGGGAAACAAAACGTTCCGCGGGCATCGTGGCCTCGACCCGGGCGGGGTGCCTCGCCACGGATATCGAGTATTACAATACCGTCCTCCCTGAGGGCGGCGGACTGCCAAGCCCCAACCTGTTCTCCTCCACCCTCCCGACCTGCTTTCTGGGGGAAGCGGCGATCCAGTTCGGCCTGACGGGCCCGACCCTCATCGTCAACGATCCCGCCGAAGACGCCCTGGGCGGGGTGCGGATGGCGCTCGAGAGCCTCTCTTGGGGGGAGTGCGGGACGATGCTGGCGGGCCATATCGATCTCCCGGCCGGACCGGCGATCCCGGGGATCCGCCCCCCGTACGCCGGCGGGCTCTTCATGGTGCTGGAAAATGCCCGGGATTCGGCCGCAAGCGGCTACGGGGCGCTCGACTTGTCCGAAGGAGGCGCCGTTCGGCACGAAGGAATCGAGATCGCCGGCCTGAACGAGCTTGTCCGCGCATGCCTCGCGTTTCCGAGACCCTCATGA